Proteins from one Desulforegulaceae bacterium genomic window:
- the secD gene encoding protein translocase subunit SecD, producing the protein MRPIPWRAIIVFSVIIISAVLVIPTFNPDIWPYKQINLGLDLQGGMHLVMQVDTDKAVENRTERLVSSIREELKDKKIRYRAVTKSGISKIDITIEDNEQSDKLSELLKKNFQELSIEKTSSGSNLVKFVLRMNENEIKDIKKLSVAQALETIRGRIDEFGVSEPDIRRQGENRILIQLPGIDDPQRAKNLIGKTAQLEFKIVDEKAELNNLPITSEIAYQISDIDNSKMPFILKKRTLLTGEYLTDARVNFDSQFNDPYVSIEFNTKGARIFDQITSENIHKRLAIVLDGKVYSAPVIQDRISGGRAQITGSFSTEEARDLAIVLRAGALPAPVNIVEERTVGPTLGADSINKGLISMIVGGSLVIFFIGFYYKGAGLIADFALIINILLIGAGLTAFQATLTLPGIAGMILTIGMAVDANVLIFERIREELRRGVSNYAAISNGFDRAAITIMDANVTTLIAAVVLFQFGTGPVKGFAVTLTLGILSSLFTALFVSRVIFDYIYSGKGTKKLSI; encoded by the coding sequence TTGAGACCCATTCCCTGGAGAGCAATTATAGTCTTTTCTGTAATAATAATATCAGCTGTACTTGTAATTCCTACTTTCAATCCTGATATCTGGCCCTATAAGCAGATAAATCTTGGACTTGATCTTCAGGGAGGTATGCATTTGGTAATGCAGGTTGATACTGACAAAGCTGTTGAAAACAGGACTGAAAGACTTGTTTCCAGCATAAGAGAAGAACTCAAAGATAAAAAAATAAGGTATAGAGCTGTTACAAAATCAGGAATATCTAAAATTGATATTACAATTGAAGATAACGAACAATCAGATAAACTTTCTGAACTTTTAAAGAAAAACTTTCAAGAACTTTCAATTGAAAAAACTTCTTCAGGGAGTAACTTAGTCAAGTTTGTCCTCAGGATGAATGAAAATGAAATAAAAGATATTAAAAAGCTCTCGGTTGCTCAGGCCCTTGAAACAATAAGGGGAAGGATTGACGAATTCGGTGTATCAGAACCAGATATAAGAAGACAAGGCGAAAACAGAATTCTTATTCAGCTTCCTGGAATTGATGACCCCCAAAGAGCTAAAAATCTCATTGGTAAAACAGCTCAGCTGGAATTTAAAATTGTTGACGAAAAAGCTGAGCTTAACAATCTTCCTATAACAAGCGAAATTGCCTATCAGATTTCTGATATAGACAATTCCAAAATGCCGTTTATTCTTAAAAAAAGAACCCTTCTTACAGGTGAATACCTTACAGATGCAAGGGTAAATTTTGATTCTCAGTTTAACGATCCTTACGTTTCAATTGAATTTAATACCAAGGGAGCAAGAATCTTTGATCAGATCACTTCTGAAAATATTCATAAAAGACTTGCCATTGTTCTTGACGGAAAGGTTTACTCAGCTCCTGTAATTCAAGACAGAATCTCTGGAGGTCGTGCTCAAATAACTGGAAGTTTTTCAACTGAAGAAGCTCGTGATCTTGCAATTGTACTTCGTGCAGGTGCCCTTCCCGCTCCTGTTAATATTGTTGAGGAAAGAACTGTAGGCCCCACTCTTGGAGCAGATTCGATCAACAAAGGACTTATCTCCATGATAGTTGGCGGTTCTTTGGTTATTTTCTTTATTGGATTTTATTATAAAGGAGCAGGACTGATTGCTGATTTTGCCCTTATAATAAACATTCTTCTCATCGGAGCAGGACTTACTGCCTTTCAAGCAACCCTTACTTTGCCCGGAATTGCGGGTATGATTTTAACCATAGGAATGGCAGTGGACGCTAATGTATTGATTTTTGAAAGAATAAGAGAGGAACTCCGACGTGGTGTATCAAATTATGCAGCGATTTCCAATGGTTTTGACAGAGCAGCCATTACTATAATGGATGCAAACGTAACCACTCTTATTGCTGCTGTTGTTTTGTTCCAGTTTGGTACTGGCCCTGTAAAAGGCTTTGCAGTTACTTTAACTCTTGGTATTCTTTCAAGTCTTTTTACAGCACTTTTTGTTTCAAGGGTAATATTTGATTATATTTACTCTGGAAAAGGGACTAAAAAACTTTCTATCTAA
- the leuS gene encoding leucine--tRNA ligase, with the protein MGQDYNPDYIEKKWQKYWEENNCFKVYEDKAKEKFYLLEMFPYPSGNLHMGHVRNYTIGDLTARYKKMKGFNVIHPMGWDAFGMPAENAARDNNTHPAKWTYANIENMKNQLKRLGFSYDWSREVTTCAPEYYRWEQWLFIQMYKKGLAYRKMASVNWCEQCQTVLANEQVEDGECWRCSSEVQEKKLNQWFFKITDYSEELLSYCDKLTGWPEKVTTMQKNWIGKSEGAYIDFEVEGIDENIKVFTTRPDTLFGCTFMCLAPEHPLVEKFASFSGKLDEINKFKSKVARQERTAKAIETAEKEGVFTGVYCINPINNRKIPVYTANFALMEYGTGAVMSVPAHDQRDFDFAKKYNLEIIPVITPKNEDLTLENLEKAYSLPGILKNSDEFNGKDNEEAKNLIVEKLGKENKAETAVTYRLRDWGISRQRYWGTPIPMIHCEKCGIVPVNEEELPVELPEDVNILENGNSPLPFLESFYKVKCPKCGINAKRDTDTMDTFVESSWYFLRYCSPDYEKAMFSKEAADYWMPVDQYIGGVEHAVMHLLYSRYFTRVLNDLGLVSSREPFKNLLTQGMVCKEIMRCPIDGYIYPENAVKSEKGGLKCTLCGSDVEVGRKEKMSKSKKNVVDPNSLIENYGADTTRLFSLFAAPPERDLEWTEEGVEGANRFLNRVWRLIIELLNEIKGYSSFKGDFNSLSGVSRDIYRKTNETIEKAGADIDRFHFNTSIAVVMELVNLIYSSIDKKDELNPEVLVHSLESVLLILSPMVPHFCQELWTLTGHDSILTEELWPEVDKKSLVLDEVLVVVQINGKLRAKLNVSPDTDEEEVKKLAFEDPGVKRHTEGKSLKKVIYIKNKLLSIVV; encoded by the coding sequence ATGGGACAAGACTATAATCCTGATTATATAGAAAAAAAATGGCAAAAATACTGGGAAGAAAACAATTGTTTTAAAGTTTATGAAGATAAAGCCAAAGAAAAATTTTACCTTCTTGAAATGTTTCCATATCCTTCAGGTAATCTCCATATGGGCCATGTAAGAAACTATACAATAGGAGATCTTACTGCAAGATACAAAAAAATGAAAGGCTTCAATGTAATTCACCCTATGGGTTGGGACGCTTTTGGAATGCCTGCAGAAAATGCCGCAAGAGATAATAATACCCATCCTGCAAAATGGACATATGCAAATATAGAAAATATGAAAAACCAGCTCAAAAGACTTGGGTTCAGTTATGACTGGTCAAGGGAAGTCACAACCTGTGCTCCTGAATATTATCGATGGGAGCAATGGCTTTTTATTCAAATGTATAAAAAAGGCCTGGCATACAGGAAAATGGCGAGTGTCAACTGGTGTGAACAGTGTCAAACAGTGCTTGCAAACGAACAGGTTGAAGATGGTGAATGCTGGAGGTGCAGTAGCGAAGTCCAGGAGAAAAAGCTTAACCAATGGTTTTTTAAAATCACTGATTATTCTGAAGAGCTTTTAAGTTATTGTGACAAGCTTACTGGCTGGCCTGAAAAAGTAACAACAATGCAAAAAAATTGGATTGGAAAAAGTGAAGGTGCTTATATAGATTTTGAAGTTGAGGGCATTGATGAAAATATAAAGGTTTTTACAACAAGACCTGATACTTTGTTTGGATGTACATTCATGTGCCTTGCTCCTGAGCATCCCCTTGTGGAAAAGTTTGCTTCTTTTTCAGGAAAACTTGATGAAATAAACAAGTTTAAGTCAAAGGTTGCCCGACAGGAAAGAACTGCTAAAGCAATTGAAACAGCAGAAAAAGAAGGAGTTTTTACAGGAGTTTATTGTATAAATCCTATAAATAACAGAAAAATTCCTGTTTATACGGCCAATTTTGCTCTTATGGAATACGGGACAGGTGCTGTGATGTCAGTTCCTGCCCATGATCAAAGGGACTTTGATTTTGCAAAAAAATATAACCTTGAAATTATTCCTGTAATAACTCCCAAAAATGAAGACTTAACTTTAGAAAACCTAGAAAAAGCATATTCTCTTCCTGGTATTTTGAAAAACTCAGATGAGTTTAATGGAAAAGACAATGAAGAAGCCAAAAATTTAATTGTTGAAAAACTTGGAAAAGAAAATAAGGCAGAAACTGCGGTAACATATAGATTAAGAGATTGGGGGATTTCCAGACAAAGATATTGGGGAACACCAATCCCAATGATTCATTGCGAAAAATGCGGGATAGTGCCTGTAAATGAAGAAGAGCTTCCTGTAGAACTACCAGAAGATGTAAATATTTTGGAAAACGGAAATTCTCCCCTTCCTTTTCTTGAATCATTTTATAAAGTTAAGTGCCCAAAATGCGGAATCAATGCCAAAAGAGATACAGATACCATGGATACTTTTGTTGAATCTTCCTGGTATTTTTTAAGGTATTGTTCTCCTGACTATGAAAAAGCTATGTTTTCAAAGGAAGCTGCTGATTATTGGATGCCTGTTGATCAATATATTGGAGGTGTAGAGCATGCTGTAATGCACCTTTTATATTCAAGATATTTTACAAGGGTATTAAATGATCTAGGTCTTGTTTCATCAAGGGAGCCTTTTAAAAATCTTCTTACCCAAGGAATGGTTTGTAAAGAAATAATGAGATGTCCCATTGATGGTTATATTTATCCTGAAAATGCGGTGAAATCAGAAAAAGGAGGTCTTAAATGTACCTTGTGCGGATCTGATGTTGAAGTTGGGCGCAAGGAGAAAATGTCCAAATCCAAAAAAAATGTTGTTGATCCAAATTCTTTAATTGAAAATTATGGTGCTGATACAACAAGACTTTTTTCATTATTTGCAGCTCCTCCTGAAAGAGATCTTGAATGGACAGAAGAAGGAGTTGAAGGTGCAAATAGATTTTTAAATAGAGTTTGGCGGCTTATTATAGAACTTCTTAATGAAATTAAGGGGTATTCTTCCTTTAAAGGAGATTTTAACAGCCTTTCAGGAGTTTCAAGGGATATTTATAGAAAAACAAATGAAACAATAGAAAAAGCAGGGGCTGATATTGACAGGTTCCATTTCAACACCTCAATTGCTGTGGTTATGGAGCTTGTTAACCTTATTTATTCTTCTATTGATAAAAAAGATGAATTAAATCCAGAAGTTTTAGTCCACTCACTGGAGTCTGTTCTTCTTATTCTTTCACCAATGGTTCCCCATTTTTGTCAGGAGCTTTGGACATTAACAGGTCATGATTCAATTCTTACAGAAGAGCTTTGGCCAGAAGTTGATAAAAAATCTCTTGTTCTTGATGAAGTTCTTGTTGTTGTTCAGATAAACGGAAAATTAAGGGCAAAGCTAAATGTTTCTCCTGATACTGATGAAGAAGAAGTTAAAAAGCTTGCTTTTGAAGATCCTGGAGTTAAAAGGCATACAGAGGGTAAATCTCTTAAAAAAGTTATTTATATAAAAAACAAACTCTTAAGCATTGTTGTTTAA
- the rpsT gene encoding 30S ribosomal protein S20, translated as MANHKSAIKRAKQSEKSNLRNKAVKTRVKTITKKTIAAAEAKDDTVKNFLSEATSIISKAAQKGAIHKNTASRKISRLYKFVEKTINA; from the coding sequence TTGGCAAATCATAAGTCAGCTATAAAAAGAGCTAAGCAGAGTGAAAAAAGTAATTTAAGAAACAAGGCTGTTAAAACAAGAGTTAAAACAATCACCAAAAAAACCATTGCCGCAGCCGAAGCAAAAGACGATACAGTAAAAAACTTTCTTAGTGAAGCAACCTCTATTATTTCAAAAGCTGCTCAAAAAGGTGCAATCCACAAAAATACAGCTTCACGTAAAATATCCAGGCTTTATAAATTTGTTGAAAAAACCATTAATGCTTAA
- the ybgF gene encoding tol-pal system protein YbgF: MRNKSFLKVFTQDFKPGILIPIVLVLFFITGCASKNSSKTNQSPVELKLIDERMTAVEEKIDKLYSRLSIIQFMVDNHEQMIKVTPSSEKTSEDKNLSVESLKPEETYLSPQKLYSRGIDFLKKKDYQNAIKTFDEFLDKYPNETLADNALYWKGESFYAQSYYDKSAEIFELVTTTYPDGTKCPDAMLKAGYSYLKLGNNKKAKESLQKVIKTWPFSNAAPKAQAKLKEIL, from the coding sequence ATGAGAAACAAATCCTTTTTAAAAGTATTTACTCAAGACTTTAAACCCGGAATACTAATTCCAATTGTTTTGGTTTTATTTTTTATCACAGGATGTGCTTCAAAAAACTCTTCAAAAACAAACCAATCTCCAGTTGAATTAAAACTTATTGATGAGAGAATGACTGCTGTGGAAGAAAAAATTGACAAGCTCTACAGCAGACTTTCAATTATTCAATTCATGGTTGATAACCATGAGCAAATGATAAAAGTTACACCTTCTTCAGAAAAAACATCGGAAGATAAAAATCTTTCAGTTGAGAGTTTAAAGCCAGAGGAAACTTATTTAAGTCCCCAAAAGCTGTATTCAAGAGGGATTGACTTTTTAAAAAAGAAAGACTATCAAAATGCAATTAAAACTTTTGATGAGTTTTTAGACAAATATCCCAATGAAACTTTGGCTGACAATGCCCTTTACTGGAAGGGGGAATCTTTTTATGCTCAAAGCTACTATGATAAATCAGCAGAAATTTTTGAGCTTGTAACCACAACTTACCCTGATGGAACCAAATGTCCTGATGCTATGCTAAAAGCTGGATATTCTTATTTAAAACTTGGAAATAACAAAAAAGCCAAAGAAAGTTTGCAAAAGGTTATAAAGACTTGGCCCTTTTCAAACGCAGCACCCAAGGCTCAGGCTAAACTAAAAGAAATTTTATAA
- the dprA gene encoding DNA-processing protein DprA, with amino-acid sequence MDSDISPWLVLKSVNGIGNILIKRLLEKFSTPEQIFSSPINKLCSIEGMTQKRAESIKKAKETKFIKDEIKIALKENIKFVSYNDKNYPVLLKEIIDPPPFLYLRGNHPPDIVSIAIVGSRNASTEGRAKASKLSSIISKSGIRVTSGMALGIDGASHSAALNFPGSTTAVLGSGLLNIYPREHRALFKNIIDKNGGVFSEFFLNQTPEAFNFPKRNRIVSGISIGVVVVEAGERSGAVITAKLAADQGKEVFVVNLEHSNSPGTDKLEELGAKRIKNSDEIFEEFPWLKIQSSKPPLQKKSLDFNEESVIKALKQTEIPLNIDEICRSCNLSYSNKIGAVLTNLELEGIIKQLPGKFYYLTED; translated from the coding sequence ATGGACTCAGACATTTCTCCATGGCTGGTTTTAAAATCAGTTAATGGAATTGGAAATATTTTAATTAAAAGACTTTTGGAGAAATTTTCCACCCCTGAACAAATTTTCTCATCTCCAATAAACAAACTGTGTTCAATAGAAGGAATGACCCAAAAAAGAGCAGAATCAATAAAAAAAGCCAAAGAAACAAAGTTTATTAAAGATGAAATAAAAATTGCTTTAAAAGAAAATATAAAGTTTGTTAGTTATAATGATAAAAATTATCCTGTTCTTTTAAAGGAAATTATTGACCCTCCTCCTTTTTTATATTTGAGAGGCAATCATCCTCCAGATATTGTTTCAATTGCAATTGTAGGATCAAGAAATGCCAGTACAGAAGGAAGGGCTAAAGCCTCAAAACTTTCATCAATAATTTCCAAATCCGGAATAAGGGTAACAAGTGGAATGGCTCTTGGTATTGACGGTGCAAGTCATAGTGCTGCTCTAAATTTTCCAGGAAGTACAACGGCTGTTCTTGGAAGCGGGCTTTTAAATATTTATCCTCGTGAACATAGGGCCTTATTTAAAAATATAATTGATAAAAACGGGGGAGTTTTTTCAGAGTTTTTTCTTAACCAAACTCCTGAGGCATTTAACTTTCCAAAAAGAAACAGAATTGTTTCAGGTATTTCCATTGGAGTTGTGGTAGTTGAAGCTGGAGAAAGAAGCGGTGCTGTTATCACAGCAAAACTTGCAGCAGATCAGGGAAAGGAAGTGTTTGTTGTTAATCTTGAACATTCAAATTCACCAGGAACAGACAAACTCGAAGAGCTTGGAGCAAAAAGAATAAAAAACTCTGATGAAATTTTTGAAGAGTTTCCCTGGCTTAAAATTCAAAGTTCCAAACCACCTCTTCAAAAGAAATCTCTTGATTTTAATGAGGAGTCTGTGATTAAAGCACTTAAACAGACTGAAATACCTCTTAACATTGATGAGATTTGCAGAAGTTGCAATTTAAGTTATTCAAACAAAATCGGTGCTGTACTTACAAATCTTGAACTTGAGGGAATAATCAAACAGCTGCCGGGAAAATTTTATTATCTGACAGAGGATTAA
- the secF gene encoding protein translocase subunit SecF translates to MELIKPGTNINFIGQRKIVFFLSFCLLIGSVLTLIINKGPKYGVDFAGGTQFIVEYKSPVSTAEVRKTLIDSGLESPVIQKFGDDNQNQFQIRLLDSEQIETSFIKNFSSYISVENNKAEVLSVDMVGPQVSHELRSKALLAIFYSLLFITIYISGRFEMKWGESAVIAGSLMGTVYFLSLFNISIAYLILFALIASLIIFWYRDLRFAMGAICALIHDIIITVGLFSLLDIEFNLPIIAALLTIIGYSLNDTIIIFDRIRENLKSEKEKLSLAELINKSINETLSRTILTSLTTLLVLFSLFILGGGTIHDFSLAMIAGVIIGTYSSIFIASPILLVWESK, encoded by the coding sequence ATGGAACTCATTAAACCCGGAACTAATATAAATTTTATCGGTCAAAGAAAAATAGTATTCTTTTTATCATTTTGCCTATTAATTGGAAGTGTTCTCACTCTTATTATTAATAAAGGTCCCAAGTATGGAGTAGATTTTGCCGGTGGAACTCAATTTATAGTAGAATATAAATCACCTGTTTCCACTGCGGAAGTAAGAAAAACACTTATTGATTCAGGACTGGAATCACCAGTGATTCAAAAATTTGGTGATGATAACCAAAATCAGTTCCAAATAAGACTTCTTGATTCTGAACAAATTGAAACTTCTTTTATAAAAAACTTTTCTTCATATATTTCTGTGGAAAATAATAAAGCAGAAGTATTAAGTGTTGACATGGTTGGTCCTCAAGTAAGTCATGAGCTTCGTTCAAAGGCCCTTCTTGCAATTTTTTACTCCCTTTTATTCATTACCATTTATATTTCTGGTAGATTTGAAATGAAATGGGGAGAAAGTGCTGTAATTGCAGGAAGTTTAATGGGTACAGTATACTTTCTTTCATTATTTAATATAAGCATTGCCTACCTTATTCTTTTTGCACTTATAGCAAGCCTTATTATTTTCTGGTACAGGGATCTTAGGTTTGCAATGGGGGCAATTTGTGCTCTTATCCACGATATTATAATTACTGTAGGTCTTTTTTCTCTTTTAGATATTGAATTCAACCTTCCAATTATTGCTGCTTTACTTACCATAATTGGATATTCACTAAATGACACTATCATTATTTTTGACAGAATAAGGGAAAATCTCAAATCAGAAAAAGAAAAATTAAGCCTGGCAGAACTTATCAACAAAAGTATAAACGAAACTTTAAGCAGAACTATTCTTACTTCACTTACCACTCTTTTAGTTTTGTTTTCTCTTTTTATTCTTGGAGGGGGAACCATTCATGACTTTTCCCTGGCAATGATTGCAGGGGTTATTATAGGAACCTATTCTTCAATTTTCATTGCAAGTCCAATTCTTCTGGTATGGGAATCAAAATGA
- the yajC gene encoding preprotein translocase subunit YajC — MISEAYAMGESGVSGAQGGFGAFVPLIIMFVIFYFLLIRPQQKKAKEHREMIGSLKKGDRVITSGGIYGTISSLDEINVTLEVAEQVKIKLVRGNIVSVLNKENA, encoded by the coding sequence TTGATTTCTGAAGCTTACGCAATGGGTGAAAGTGGTGTCTCAGGTGCACAGGGTGGTTTTGGAGCCTTTGTACCATTAATTATAATGTTTGTTATTTTTTATTTTCTTCTTATCAGACCTCAGCAGAAAAAAGCCAAAGAACATAGAGAAATGATTGGCAGCCTTAAAAAAGGAGACAGGGTGATAACAAGCGGAGGAATTTATGGAACAATTTCTTCACTAGACGAAATAAATGTTACACTTGAGGTTGCAGAACAAGTAAAAATAAAACTTGTAAGAGGCAACATCGTTTCTGTACTAAACAAGGAAAATGCGTAA